The following are encoded together in the Triticum dicoccoides isolate Atlit2015 ecotype Zavitan chromosome 6B, WEW_v2.0, whole genome shotgun sequence genome:
- the LOC119323641 gene encoding uncharacterized protein LOC119323641 isoform X2: MALPARLVRVALLLLVALSFCAAGTHREPHRALHSGQDTHGLVVRRSVAEAPADINVTTNSSFVLAEHRTFRKDPLNAFNRYAGGWNISEVHYWASVGYTAYPLFVVALLWFVLFFLLMLGICCHHCCCGHQGYSYSRIAYALSLILLILFTCAAIAGSVVLYVGQGKFHASTTTTLDFVVDQADFTVENLRNLSDSLSAAKKVDIGQFLLPPNVMGEINEIQAKLNTSATDLSTRTSENSVKIQKLLNQVRLALIIIAAVMLLLAFIGFLLSILGLEFLVNILVAVGWILVTGTFILCGVFLLLHNVVGDTCVSMDEWVAHPTEHTALDDIIPCVEPATANETLTRTKEVTSQLVNLVNQVLSNVSNRNFPPAATPFYYNQSGPLIPTLCNPFGPNLSKRTCARGEVTLDNATQVFRSFECQTRIVSGTEVCTTVGRLTPRIFGQMAAGLNVSLGLYQYGPFLVQLQDCTFVRDTFSNISQNYCPGLERYSRWVYIGLVLVSAAVMLSLIFWVIYARERRHRAYNKAHRGDKPAPMGGNA, encoded by the exons ATGGCATTGCCCGCGCGCCTCGTGCGCGTCgcgctgctcctcctcgtcgcgctcTCCTTCTGCGCCGCCGGCACGCACCGCGAGCCCCACCGGGCGCTCCACTCCGGCCAAG ATACACATGGCCTGGTGGTGAGAAGATCAGTTGCTGAAGCTCCTGCTGACATAAATGTCACTACCAATAGCTCCTTCGTGTTGGCGGAACACCGGACTTTTCGGAAGGACCCTCTGAATGCGTTCAACAGATATGCAGGCGGTTGGAATATCAGCGAAGTTCACTACTGGGCT TCCGTTGGATACACAGCGTATCCGTTGTTCGTCGTTGCCTTGCTGTGGTTTGTGCTATTCTTCCTCCTCATGCTTGGGATTTGCTGCCACCATTGCTGCTGTGGGCACCAAGGTTATAGCTACTCGAGGATAGCATATGCCCTTTCACTGATACTTCTGATATTATTCACCTGCGCCGCAAT TGCTGGAAGTGTTGTGTTGTATGTTGGCCAGGGCAAATTCCATGCAAGCACAACGACCACCTTGGATTTTGTCGTCGACCAGGCGGATTTTACTGTTGAAAACCTTAGGAACCTCTCGGATAGTCTGTCCGCTGCAAAAAAGGTTGACATAGGACAGTTCTTACTTCCTCCAAATGTGATGGGTGAGATCAATGAGATTCAGGCAAAATTGAACACATCAGCTACCGATCTTTCTACTAGAACATCTGAAAATTCTGTGAAGATCCAAAAATTGCTGAATCAAGT GCGGCTAGCTTTGATTATCATTGCAGCAGTAATGCTTCTTCTGGCATTTATTGGCTTCC TGTTATCCATCCTCGGGCTGGAATTCCTTGTCAACAT TTTGGTTGCTGTTGGATGGATACTAGTCACCGGGACCTTTATCCTGTGCGGTGTATTCCTTCTTCTGCACAA TGTTGTTGGTGACACCTGTGTTTCAATGGACGAGTGGGTTGCTCATCCAACAGAACACACTGCTCTGGATGACATTATCCCCTGTGTTGAACCGGCTACGGCGAACGAGACCCTGACACGAACCAAGGAAGTCACATCACAGCTAGTGAATCTGGTGAACCAGGTGCTCTCCAATGTGTCAAACCGAAACTTCCCTCCGGCGGCGACTCCCTTCTACTACAACCAGTCAGGGCCACTGATACCCACACTCTGCAACCCGTTTGGACCCAATCTGAGCAAGCGCACCTGCGCCCGCGGAGAGGTCACCTTGGACAATGCAACCCAG GTCTTCAGGAGCTTCGAGTGCCAGACGAGGATTGTGTCAGGGACCGAGGTGTGCACGACGGTGGGGCGGCTGACCCCTCGGATCTTCGGGCAGATGGCGGCGGGCCTGAACGTGAGCCTGGGGCTGTACCAGTACGGGCCGTTCCTGGTGCAGCTGCAGGACTGCACCTTCGTGCGCGACACCTTCAGCAACATCAGCCAGAACTACTGCCCGGGGCTGGAGCGGTACAGCAGGTGGGTGTACATCGGGCTGGTGCTGGTGTCGGCGGCCGTGATGCTGTCCCTCATCTTCTGGGTGATCTACGCCAGGGAGCGGCGCCACCGGGCGTACAACAAGGCGCACCGGGGCGACAAGCCGGCGCCAATGGGCGGGAATGCCTGA
- the LOC119323641 gene encoding uncharacterized protein LOC119323641 isoform X1, with translation MALPARLVRVALLLLVALSFCAAGTHREPHRALHSGQADTHGLVVRRSVAEAPADINVTTNSSFVLAEHRTFRKDPLNAFNRYAGGWNISEVHYWASVGYTAYPLFVVALLWFVLFFLLMLGICCHHCCCGHQGYSYSRIAYALSLILLILFTCAAIAGSVVLYVGQGKFHASTTTTLDFVVDQADFTVENLRNLSDSLSAAKKVDIGQFLLPPNVMGEINEIQAKLNTSATDLSTRTSENSVKIQKLLNQVRLALIIIAAVMLLLAFIGFLLSILGLEFLVNILVAVGWILVTGTFILCGVFLLLHNVVGDTCVSMDEWVAHPTEHTALDDIIPCVEPATANETLTRTKEVTSQLVNLVNQVLSNVSNRNFPPAATPFYYNQSGPLIPTLCNPFGPNLSKRTCARGEVTLDNATQVFRSFECQTRIVSGTEVCTTVGRLTPRIFGQMAAGLNVSLGLYQYGPFLVQLQDCTFVRDTFSNISQNYCPGLERYSRWVYIGLVLVSAAVMLSLIFWVIYARERRHRAYNKAHRGDKPAPMGGNA, from the exons ATGGCATTGCCCGCGCGCCTCGTGCGCGTCgcgctgctcctcctcgtcgcgctcTCCTTCTGCGCCGCCGGCACGCACCGCGAGCCCCACCGGGCGCTCCACTCCGGCCAAG CAGATACACATGGCCTGGTGGTGAGAAGATCAGTTGCTGAAGCTCCTGCTGACATAAATGTCACTACCAATAGCTCCTTCGTGTTGGCGGAACACCGGACTTTTCGGAAGGACCCTCTGAATGCGTTCAACAGATATGCAGGCGGTTGGAATATCAGCGAAGTTCACTACTGGGCT TCCGTTGGATACACAGCGTATCCGTTGTTCGTCGTTGCCTTGCTGTGGTTTGTGCTATTCTTCCTCCTCATGCTTGGGATTTGCTGCCACCATTGCTGCTGTGGGCACCAAGGTTATAGCTACTCGAGGATAGCATATGCCCTTTCACTGATACTTCTGATATTATTCACCTGCGCCGCAAT TGCTGGAAGTGTTGTGTTGTATGTTGGCCAGGGCAAATTCCATGCAAGCACAACGACCACCTTGGATTTTGTCGTCGACCAGGCGGATTTTACTGTTGAAAACCTTAGGAACCTCTCGGATAGTCTGTCCGCTGCAAAAAAGGTTGACATAGGACAGTTCTTACTTCCTCCAAATGTGATGGGTGAGATCAATGAGATTCAGGCAAAATTGAACACATCAGCTACCGATCTTTCTACTAGAACATCTGAAAATTCTGTGAAGATCCAAAAATTGCTGAATCAAGT GCGGCTAGCTTTGATTATCATTGCAGCAGTAATGCTTCTTCTGGCATTTATTGGCTTCC TGTTATCCATCCTCGGGCTGGAATTCCTTGTCAACAT TTTGGTTGCTGTTGGATGGATACTAGTCACCGGGACCTTTATCCTGTGCGGTGTATTCCTTCTTCTGCACAA TGTTGTTGGTGACACCTGTGTTTCAATGGACGAGTGGGTTGCTCATCCAACAGAACACACTGCTCTGGATGACATTATCCCCTGTGTTGAACCGGCTACGGCGAACGAGACCCTGACACGAACCAAGGAAGTCACATCACAGCTAGTGAATCTGGTGAACCAGGTGCTCTCCAATGTGTCAAACCGAAACTTCCCTCCGGCGGCGACTCCCTTCTACTACAACCAGTCAGGGCCACTGATACCCACACTCTGCAACCCGTTTGGACCCAATCTGAGCAAGCGCACCTGCGCCCGCGGAGAGGTCACCTTGGACAATGCAACCCAG GTCTTCAGGAGCTTCGAGTGCCAGACGAGGATTGTGTCAGGGACCGAGGTGTGCACGACGGTGGGGCGGCTGACCCCTCGGATCTTCGGGCAGATGGCGGCGGGCCTGAACGTGAGCCTGGGGCTGTACCAGTACGGGCCGTTCCTGGTGCAGCTGCAGGACTGCACCTTCGTGCGCGACACCTTCAGCAACATCAGCCAGAACTACTGCCCGGGGCTGGAGCGGTACAGCAGGTGGGTGTACATCGGGCTGGTGCTGGTGTCGGCGGCCGTGATGCTGTCCCTCATCTTCTGGGTGATCTACGCCAGGGAGCGGCGCCACCGGGCGTACAACAAGGCGCACCGGGGCGACAAGCCGGCGCCAATGGGCGGGAATGCCTGA